In Archocentrus centrarchus isolate MPI-CPG fArcCen1 chromosome 24, fArcCen1, whole genome shotgun sequence, one DNA window encodes the following:
- the nhsl1b gene encoding NHS-like protein 1 isoform X1 — protein MPFHQRTIEPRRVSRLSAKDGWKPREEAGKRKLRKPVLFSSLDEVSCHTLTNVIHQLSDLSRRASDIFLGIEMEAGMVFRRSCRIEERLQILQDEVRKFDPKKIKIPVSNLDEESKWTVHYTAPWHQQENVFLPGSRPPCVEDLHRQAKVNLKTALRECDKLRKDGFRSSQYYSQGPTFSDPIQSTSSLQDDGDDENDKKSTASSLEDDKSQLSMRSQTPQAGGEGGEGSDIDRQVVWNKAAPLPTPEEKMRQAAQAVPTDIVAINVTGAVFDRQASIRRSLINTDTVSRRPKKVKRRKTISGLPDNLNLELAAKGHGGDLRPHSMFLPGQYSTLGRAGSVSSTLRRSVTRDSSCQTEEVKIVPPSMRRIRAQRGQGIAAQMAGISASSSTGSISISSSDSSGILMLPQHFNGDPSRFHSLPRQGARVSLSADPIYSSTPIKSEEQLHRQIGKLQVDDTAVHMRNAPRTGTLPRPKSQEVKGTQSSEWGGGPACAVSPHAAYSTSFIPNATMSSSSEVITLNTLSQLTQSPVSAYPTARPLSRASSTNTEPLTSSPAAFTHSTTCPALATSTPVHTPQDSGLKVTAPASESGHSDSSVHSHSTLAPTPPSCLPEEQWIYDTPENVVAPHRTLTSSCSTPINQLYGSLEQSSRTTTDSSSVYSQDNDGYYTSMHLDSGLRSRSHGSGHGVAAGRATRHSMYECREMANQEDSGSLYSDHSLSRSISLRKAKKPPLPPARTDSLRRKPAAKMPPGGVSAINGANGESGATLNETLIASLQQSLQMGLRGGKGKGASPSSTSHSPSSDYDDPWVLRPRSQSSISAGSSAASLAANANGGGVSNVYSLCHVTPAHSDTSSLRSDYADSWGYYMDYPRNNGDQGVQTPPAHTTDNMPAGVHPGVLQNGGKIHNSQTPGAPGQEGEVSVKPKTSTSSPDRVHRLTSPSSGYSSQSNTPTAGTPVPVFARSMSPSSGRPKPRVPERKSSLLSSVSISSSSTSLSSNTSDSLKSNGPPPPPPPPLLLSSSVPNTPLSPPPPFPPPLPPSSSTTSLTPPPAPPLPTTPQGASLSLNSPCSTSPEFPPPPSPELLIHPSSSPNGSFSPPPPPPPPPPPPLPAFVTASSSPSFKKALKDAPKAAPSNSPTNSPKPLITPFALQSVQLRSVKRSEKEINGKSDDNKAEKRGMDFLQGLKPLSLDSSYSQEHPTVLPLLNSSLEDDSHYSSPSPVSKLLEELSLDGSITDDSPDSAVINGEAEDKSYTLFNGKEKEEALALPSPAQSHESSPVKQKAPPPAVSKKPKLPLVPSVSPQTINSQVPSQQEETNLPQTEDQVDALPRQTEEEVKERESEHQEEKDDTIESSEQLAESSGESTETRDKSYISTSAGKETYSDPGLCTNGEAHEEDEEECDGASSTTGSISSKDDDAGDVFDSSTAESSPAPSANGASEENMVTPTPTRPRTTEDLFAAIHRSKRKVLGRRESEEDKSRGGSQPQSPPATPTSLSPGMVSSLPRQMGSIQRNLRKSSTSSDTFKALLLKKGSRSETSFRMSAAEMLRSTDPRSQRTRSESALDSPTASPSSPMAPHSPASSPGRGKRAADEWARYEALALSSPTSSPFSMGGFKYGRSRTPPSAASSKYNARSRILSSPMTVICEREGELAESEYGDTVESLSQPALQALPVLKDSNGTLSEESRS, from the exons CGGTGTCTAACCTGGATGAGGAGAGCAAGTGGACGGTTCACTACACAGCTCCATGGCACCAGCAGGAGAACGTCTTCCTGCCAGGAAGCAGGCCACCCTGCGTTGAAGACCTCCACCGCCAGGCCAAAGTCAACCTCAAAACTGCCCTGCGAG AATGTGACAAGTTGAGGAAAGATGGTTTCCGGAGCTCGCAGTACTACTCTCAGGGTCCCACCTTCTCTGACCCCATTCAGTCCACCAGCAGCCTGCAGGATGATGGGGATGATGAAAATGACAAGAAG TCCACTGCTTCATCGCTGGAGGACGACAAATCTCAGCTCTCCATGAGGTCCCAGACGCCTCAGGCTGGGGGCGAAGGAGGGGAGGGGTCCGACATTGACAGACAGGTGGTATGGAACAAGGCCGCCCCCCTCCCCACCCCGGAGGAGAAGATGAGGCAGGCAGCTCAGGCCGTGCCCACAGACATAGTTGCCATCAATGTCACAG GGGCAGTGTTTGACCGACAGGCGAGCATCCGGCGCTCCCTCATTAACACTGACACCGTGTCCCGTCGGCCCAAGAAGGTCAAACGCAGAAAGACTATATCAGGGCTGCCTGACAACCTCAACCTGGAGCTAG cAGCAAAAGGACACGGCGGAGATCTCCGGCCACATTCTATGTTCCTCCCTGGACAGTACTCCACATTGGGCCGAGCTGGGAGTGTCAGCTCCACTCTCCGACGTTCAGTGACCAGAGACTCGAGCTGCCAGACAGAAGAAGTAAAGATTGTGCCCCCGTCCATGAGAAGAATTCGAGCACAGAGAGGACAGGGAATCGCTGCTCAAATGGCTGGCATATCCGCTTCCTCTTCAACAGGAAGTATATCCATCTCCAGCAGTGACAGCTCTGGAATACTGATGCTGCCGCAGCATTTTAATGGAGACCCTTCGCGTTTTCACAGTCTGCCCCGACAGGGCGCAAGAGTGTCGCTCAGTGCCGATCCCATCTATAGCAGCACACCCATCAAGTCGGAGGAACAGCTGCACAGACAAATTGGAAAGCTTCAGGTTGATGACACTGCAGTACACATGCGAAATGCCCCAAGGACAGGAACTTTGCCCAGGCCCAAGTCCCAGGAGGTGAAGGGTACACAATCCAGTGAGTGGGGTGGGGGTCCAGCATGTGCGGTCTCCCCTCATGCTGCCTATTCCACCTCATTCATCCCCAATGCCACCATGTCTAGTTCCTCTGAGGTTATTACCCTCAACACCTTGAGTCAGCTCACCCAGTCCCCAGTCTCAGCTTACCCCACAGCTCGACCACTCAGTCGGGCTTCCTCTACCAACACTGAGCCTCTGACCTCTAGTCCAGCAGCCTTCACCCACAGCACCACCTGCCCTGCCTTGGCCACTTCTACTCCTGTTCACACACCACAGGATAGTGGTCTGAAAGTCACAGCACCTGCTAGTGAGTCAGGTCACTCAGACAGTAGTGTCCACAGCCACAGCACCTTGGCCCCGACTCCACCATCTTGTCTGCCAGAGGAACAGTGGATCTACGACACACCAGAAAATGTGGTGGCTCCACACCGCACTCTGACCTCCAGCTGCTCCACTCCTATCAACCAGCTCTATGGCAGCCTGGAGCAATCCTCTAGGACCACTACAGATTCCAGCTCTGTTTACTCCCAGGACAATGACGGATACTACACCTCTATGCACTTGGACTCGGGCCTGCGCTCTCGCAGTCACGGTAGCGGCCATGGGGTAGCAGCTGGACGGGCCACCAGGCACAGCATGTATGAGTGCCGCGAGATGGCTAATCAGGAGGACTCTGGAAGCCTGTACAGTGACCACTCTCTATCCCGCAGCATATCTTTACGCAAAGCCAAGAAGCCTCCGCTGCCACCAGCTCGTACAGATTCTCTCAGACGCAAGCCTGCTGCAAAAATGCCCCCCGGAGGTGTTAGCGCCATCAACGGTGCCAACGGGGAAAGTGGCGCAACACTTAATGAAACTCTAATTGCAAGTTTGCAGCAGAGCCTGCAAATGGGGCTGAGAGGGGGGAAGGGAAAGGGTGCGTCACCATCATCAACTTCTCACAGCCCAAGTAGTGATTATGATGACCCTTGGGTGCTCAGGCCACGCAGTCAGAGTAGCATCAGTGCAGGTAGCTCCGCAGCATCACTAGCAGCTAACGCAAATGGTGGCGGTGTGTCTAATGTGTACTCACTATGTCATGTGACACCTGCCCACAGTGACACCAGCAGTTTGCGTTCTGACTACGCTGACTCCTGGGGCTACTACATGGACTACCCTCGTAACAATGGAGACCAGGGGGTGCAGACCCCTCCGGCCCACACCACAGATAACATGCCAGCTGGTGTTCACCCAGGAGTCTTACAGAATGGAGGAAAGATTCACAACAGTCAGACCCCCGGAGCTCCGGGTCAGGAGGGAGAGGTGTCAGTGAAGCCCAAAACATCCACCTCCTCACCAGACCGGGTGCATAGACTGACCTCCCCATCTAGTGGTTACTCCAGCCAGTCCAACACTCCCACAGCTGGAACCCCAGTGCCCGTGTTCGCAAGGTCCATGTCTCCCTCAAGCGGCCGGCCTAAGCCCAGAGTCCCCGAGAGGAAGtcatctctcctctcttccgtttccatctcctcctcttctaCCTCCCTTTCCTCCAACACTTCAGACTCACTTAAGAGCAAtggtcctcctcctccaccacccccACCTCTTCTGCTCTCCTCCTCAGTTCCCAACACCCCTCTCAGCCCACCTCCACCCTTCCCTCCCCCTCTACCACCAAGCTCAAGCACAACTTCCCTGACTCCGCCGCCAGCTCCCCCATTACCAACCACTCCTCAGGGAGCTTCTCTGAGCCTGAACTCTCCTTGCTCCACTTCCCCAGAattccctcctcctccatcccctGAGTTGCTGATTCACCCGAGTTCATCTCCCAATGGGAGCTtcagtcctcctcctcctcctccacccccaccccctcctccattGCCAGCTTTTGTTACAGCTTCCTCCTCCCCATCTTTTAAGAAGGCATTAAAGGATGCTCCTAAAGCAGCTCCTTCCAACAGTCCCACAAATTCACCTAAGCCCCTGATCACACCATTTGCACTGCAGAGTGTTCAGCTTCGTTCAGTCAAGCGGTCAGAGAAGGAGATCAATGGCAAATCAGATGACAACAAAGCTGAGAAAAGAGGGATGGACTTTCTTCAGGGGCTAAAGCCTCTGAGCCTGGATAGCTCTTACTCTCAAGAGCATCCCACTGTGTTACCCCTGTTGAACAGCTCTCTGGAAGATGATTCCCATTATTCCTCACCATCGCCTGTTTCAAAGCTCTTGGAAGAGTTGTCACTGGATGGCAGCATCACAGATGACTCACCAGACAGTGCTGTCATAAATGGAGAAGCTGAAGACAAGAGTTACACACTTTTcaatgggaaagaaaaagaggaagcacTTGCATTGCCCAGTCCCGCACAGAGCCACGAAAGCTCTCCCGTCAAGCAGAAGGCCCCACCCCCAGCAGTCTCAAAGAAACCCAAATTGCCCCTTGTCCCATCAGTTAGCCCCCAAACAATAAATAGCCAGGTTCCATCTCAACAGGAAGAGACTAACCTCCCCCAAACAGAAGACCAAGTAGATGCTCTGCCAagacaaacagaagaagagGTGAAAGAGAGGGAAAGTGAGCATCAGGAGGAGAAAGATGACACTATAGAGAGCTCTGAGCAGTtagcagagagcagtggagaatCCACTGAAACCCGAGACAAGTCCTATATCTCTACATCTGCTGGCAAGGAGACATATAGTGACCCTGGGCTTTGTACCAATGGAGAGGCTCATGAAGAAGACGAAGAAGAGTGTGATGGGGCAAGCAGCACCACAGGGTCCATCAGCTCCAAGGACGACGATGCAG GTGACGTTTTTGACTCCAGTACGGCTGAGTCGTCTCCAGCCCCGTCAGCCAACGGGGCATCCGAGGAGAACATGGTAACCCCGACTCCCACACGACCCCGAACCACCGAGGACCTCTTCGCCGCCATTCACAG gTCAAAGCGCAAGGTCCTGGGTCGCAGGGAGTCTGAGGAGGACAAGTCCCGGGGTGGGAGCCAGCCGCAGTCTCCGCCTGCCACCCCGACGAGCCTGTCTCCGGGGATGGTGTCGTCATTGCCCCGTCAGATGGGCTCCATCCAGCGCAACCTCCGCAAGTCTTCCACCAGCAGCGACACCTTCAAGGCCCTACTCTTGAAAAAGGGAAGCCGCTCTGAGACGAGTTTCAGGATGTCTGCTGCTGAGATGCTTCGTTCCACTGACCCACGATCCCAGAGAACACGGTCCGAGTCAGCGTTGGACTCCCCTACTGCTTCGCCCTCCTCACCGATGGCCCCACACAGCCCAGCCAGTTCCCCGGGTCGGGGTAAGAGGGCAGCAGATGAGTGGGCCCGTTACGAGGCCTTGGCCTTGTCCTCACCAACTTCGTCGCCCTTTTCAATGGGCGGGTTTAAGTATGGGCGCTCTCGAACGCCGCCCTCTGCCGCCAGCAGCAAGTACAACGCTCGCAGCCGCATCCTCAGCAGCCCAATGACGGTAATCTGTGAACGGGAAGGGGAACTGGCTGAGAGCGAATATGGAGACACCGTGGAAAGTCTGTCTCAGCCAGCACTTCAGGCTCTCCCTGTGCTCAAAGACTCCAATGGCACTTTATCTGAAGAAAGCAGAAGTTAG
- the nhsl1b gene encoding NHS-like protein 1 isoform X2 produces the protein MPFHQRTIEPRRVSRLSAKDGWKPREEAGKRKLRKPVLFSSLDEVSCHTLTNVIHQLSDLSRRASDIFLGIEMEAGMVFRRSCRIEERLQILQDEVRKFDPKKIKIPVSNLDEESKWTVHYTAPWHQQENVFLPGSRPPCVEDLHRQAKVNLKTALRECDKLRKDGFRSSQYYSQGPTFSDPIQSTSSLQDDGDDENDKKSTASSLEDDKSQLSMRSQTPQAGGEGGEGSDIDRQVVWNKAAPLPTPEEKMRQAAQAVPTDIVAINVTGAVFDRQASIRRSLINTDTVSRRPKKVKRRKTISGLPDNLNLELAKGHGGDLRPHSMFLPGQYSTLGRAGSVSSTLRRSVTRDSSCQTEEVKIVPPSMRRIRAQRGQGIAAQMAGISASSSTGSISISSSDSSGILMLPQHFNGDPSRFHSLPRQGARVSLSADPIYSSTPIKSEEQLHRQIGKLQVDDTAVHMRNAPRTGTLPRPKSQEVKGTQSSEWGGGPACAVSPHAAYSTSFIPNATMSSSSEVITLNTLSQLTQSPVSAYPTARPLSRASSTNTEPLTSSPAAFTHSTTCPALATSTPVHTPQDSGLKVTAPASESGHSDSSVHSHSTLAPTPPSCLPEEQWIYDTPENVVAPHRTLTSSCSTPINQLYGSLEQSSRTTTDSSSVYSQDNDGYYTSMHLDSGLRSRSHGSGHGVAAGRATRHSMYECREMANQEDSGSLYSDHSLSRSISLRKAKKPPLPPARTDSLRRKPAAKMPPGGVSAINGANGESGATLNETLIASLQQSLQMGLRGGKGKGASPSSTSHSPSSDYDDPWVLRPRSQSSISAGSSAASLAANANGGGVSNVYSLCHVTPAHSDTSSLRSDYADSWGYYMDYPRNNGDQGVQTPPAHTTDNMPAGVHPGVLQNGGKIHNSQTPGAPGQEGEVSVKPKTSTSSPDRVHRLTSPSSGYSSQSNTPTAGTPVPVFARSMSPSSGRPKPRVPERKSSLLSSVSISSSSTSLSSNTSDSLKSNGPPPPPPPPLLLSSSVPNTPLSPPPPFPPPLPPSSSTTSLTPPPAPPLPTTPQGASLSLNSPCSTSPEFPPPPSPELLIHPSSSPNGSFSPPPPPPPPPPPPLPAFVTASSSPSFKKALKDAPKAAPSNSPTNSPKPLITPFALQSVQLRSVKRSEKEINGKSDDNKAEKRGMDFLQGLKPLSLDSSYSQEHPTVLPLLNSSLEDDSHYSSPSPVSKLLEELSLDGSITDDSPDSAVINGEAEDKSYTLFNGKEKEEALALPSPAQSHESSPVKQKAPPPAVSKKPKLPLVPSVSPQTINSQVPSQQEETNLPQTEDQVDALPRQTEEEVKERESEHQEEKDDTIESSEQLAESSGESTETRDKSYISTSAGKETYSDPGLCTNGEAHEEDEEECDGASSTTGSISSKDDDAGDVFDSSTAESSPAPSANGASEENMVTPTPTRPRTTEDLFAAIHRSKRKVLGRRESEEDKSRGGSQPQSPPATPTSLSPGMVSSLPRQMGSIQRNLRKSSTSSDTFKALLLKKGSRSETSFRMSAAEMLRSTDPRSQRTRSESALDSPTASPSSPMAPHSPASSPGRGKRAADEWARYEALALSSPTSSPFSMGGFKYGRSRTPPSAASSKYNARSRILSSPMTVICEREGELAESEYGDTVESLSQPALQALPVLKDSNGTLSEESRS, from the exons CGGTGTCTAACCTGGATGAGGAGAGCAAGTGGACGGTTCACTACACAGCTCCATGGCACCAGCAGGAGAACGTCTTCCTGCCAGGAAGCAGGCCACCCTGCGTTGAAGACCTCCACCGCCAGGCCAAAGTCAACCTCAAAACTGCCCTGCGAG AATGTGACAAGTTGAGGAAAGATGGTTTCCGGAGCTCGCAGTACTACTCTCAGGGTCCCACCTTCTCTGACCCCATTCAGTCCACCAGCAGCCTGCAGGATGATGGGGATGATGAAAATGACAAGAAG TCCACTGCTTCATCGCTGGAGGACGACAAATCTCAGCTCTCCATGAGGTCCCAGACGCCTCAGGCTGGGGGCGAAGGAGGGGAGGGGTCCGACATTGACAGACAGGTGGTATGGAACAAGGCCGCCCCCCTCCCCACCCCGGAGGAGAAGATGAGGCAGGCAGCTCAGGCCGTGCCCACAGACATAGTTGCCATCAATGTCACAG GGGCAGTGTTTGACCGACAGGCGAGCATCCGGCGCTCCCTCATTAACACTGACACCGTGTCCCGTCGGCCCAAGAAGGTCAAACGCAGAAAGACTATATCAGGGCTGCCTGACAACCTCAACCTGGAGCTAG CAAAAGGACACGGCGGAGATCTCCGGCCACATTCTATGTTCCTCCCTGGACAGTACTCCACATTGGGCCGAGCTGGGAGTGTCAGCTCCACTCTCCGACGTTCAGTGACCAGAGACTCGAGCTGCCAGACAGAAGAAGTAAAGATTGTGCCCCCGTCCATGAGAAGAATTCGAGCACAGAGAGGACAGGGAATCGCTGCTCAAATGGCTGGCATATCCGCTTCCTCTTCAACAGGAAGTATATCCATCTCCAGCAGTGACAGCTCTGGAATACTGATGCTGCCGCAGCATTTTAATGGAGACCCTTCGCGTTTTCACAGTCTGCCCCGACAGGGCGCAAGAGTGTCGCTCAGTGCCGATCCCATCTATAGCAGCACACCCATCAAGTCGGAGGAACAGCTGCACAGACAAATTGGAAAGCTTCAGGTTGATGACACTGCAGTACACATGCGAAATGCCCCAAGGACAGGAACTTTGCCCAGGCCCAAGTCCCAGGAGGTGAAGGGTACACAATCCAGTGAGTGGGGTGGGGGTCCAGCATGTGCGGTCTCCCCTCATGCTGCCTATTCCACCTCATTCATCCCCAATGCCACCATGTCTAGTTCCTCTGAGGTTATTACCCTCAACACCTTGAGTCAGCTCACCCAGTCCCCAGTCTCAGCTTACCCCACAGCTCGACCACTCAGTCGGGCTTCCTCTACCAACACTGAGCCTCTGACCTCTAGTCCAGCAGCCTTCACCCACAGCACCACCTGCCCTGCCTTGGCCACTTCTACTCCTGTTCACACACCACAGGATAGTGGTCTGAAAGTCACAGCACCTGCTAGTGAGTCAGGTCACTCAGACAGTAGTGTCCACAGCCACAGCACCTTGGCCCCGACTCCACCATCTTGTCTGCCAGAGGAACAGTGGATCTACGACACACCAGAAAATGTGGTGGCTCCACACCGCACTCTGACCTCCAGCTGCTCCACTCCTATCAACCAGCTCTATGGCAGCCTGGAGCAATCCTCTAGGACCACTACAGATTCCAGCTCTGTTTACTCCCAGGACAATGACGGATACTACACCTCTATGCACTTGGACTCGGGCCTGCGCTCTCGCAGTCACGGTAGCGGCCATGGGGTAGCAGCTGGACGGGCCACCAGGCACAGCATGTATGAGTGCCGCGAGATGGCTAATCAGGAGGACTCTGGAAGCCTGTACAGTGACCACTCTCTATCCCGCAGCATATCTTTACGCAAAGCCAAGAAGCCTCCGCTGCCACCAGCTCGTACAGATTCTCTCAGACGCAAGCCTGCTGCAAAAATGCCCCCCGGAGGTGTTAGCGCCATCAACGGTGCCAACGGGGAAAGTGGCGCAACACTTAATGAAACTCTAATTGCAAGTTTGCAGCAGAGCCTGCAAATGGGGCTGAGAGGGGGGAAGGGAAAGGGTGCGTCACCATCATCAACTTCTCACAGCCCAAGTAGTGATTATGATGACCCTTGGGTGCTCAGGCCACGCAGTCAGAGTAGCATCAGTGCAGGTAGCTCCGCAGCATCACTAGCAGCTAACGCAAATGGTGGCGGTGTGTCTAATGTGTACTCACTATGTCATGTGACACCTGCCCACAGTGACACCAGCAGTTTGCGTTCTGACTACGCTGACTCCTGGGGCTACTACATGGACTACCCTCGTAACAATGGAGACCAGGGGGTGCAGACCCCTCCGGCCCACACCACAGATAACATGCCAGCTGGTGTTCACCCAGGAGTCTTACAGAATGGAGGAAAGATTCACAACAGTCAGACCCCCGGAGCTCCGGGTCAGGAGGGAGAGGTGTCAGTGAAGCCCAAAACATCCACCTCCTCACCAGACCGGGTGCATAGACTGACCTCCCCATCTAGTGGTTACTCCAGCCAGTCCAACACTCCCACAGCTGGAACCCCAGTGCCCGTGTTCGCAAGGTCCATGTCTCCCTCAAGCGGCCGGCCTAAGCCCAGAGTCCCCGAGAGGAAGtcatctctcctctcttccgtttccatctcctcctcttctaCCTCCCTTTCCTCCAACACTTCAGACTCACTTAAGAGCAAtggtcctcctcctccaccacccccACCTCTTCTGCTCTCCTCCTCAGTTCCCAACACCCCTCTCAGCCCACCTCCACCCTTCCCTCCCCCTCTACCACCAAGCTCAAGCACAACTTCCCTGACTCCGCCGCCAGCTCCCCCATTACCAACCACTCCTCAGGGAGCTTCTCTGAGCCTGAACTCTCCTTGCTCCACTTCCCCAGAattccctcctcctccatcccctGAGTTGCTGATTCACCCGAGTTCATCTCCCAATGGGAGCTtcagtcctcctcctcctcctccacccccaccccctcctccattGCCAGCTTTTGTTACAGCTTCCTCCTCCCCATCTTTTAAGAAGGCATTAAAGGATGCTCCTAAAGCAGCTCCTTCCAACAGTCCCACAAATTCACCTAAGCCCCTGATCACACCATTTGCACTGCAGAGTGTTCAGCTTCGTTCAGTCAAGCGGTCAGAGAAGGAGATCAATGGCAAATCAGATGACAACAAAGCTGAGAAAAGAGGGATGGACTTTCTTCAGGGGCTAAAGCCTCTGAGCCTGGATAGCTCTTACTCTCAAGAGCATCCCACTGTGTTACCCCTGTTGAACAGCTCTCTGGAAGATGATTCCCATTATTCCTCACCATCGCCTGTTTCAAAGCTCTTGGAAGAGTTGTCACTGGATGGCAGCATCACAGATGACTCACCAGACAGTGCTGTCATAAATGGAGAAGCTGAAGACAAGAGTTACACACTTTTcaatgggaaagaaaaagaggaagcacTTGCATTGCCCAGTCCCGCACAGAGCCACGAAAGCTCTCCCGTCAAGCAGAAGGCCCCACCCCCAGCAGTCTCAAAGAAACCCAAATTGCCCCTTGTCCCATCAGTTAGCCCCCAAACAATAAATAGCCAGGTTCCATCTCAACAGGAAGAGACTAACCTCCCCCAAACAGAAGACCAAGTAGATGCTCTGCCAagacaaacagaagaagagGTGAAAGAGAGGGAAAGTGAGCATCAGGAGGAGAAAGATGACACTATAGAGAGCTCTGAGCAGTtagcagagagcagtggagaatCCACTGAAACCCGAGACAAGTCCTATATCTCTACATCTGCTGGCAAGGAGACATATAGTGACCCTGGGCTTTGTACCAATGGAGAGGCTCATGAAGAAGACGAAGAAGAGTGTGATGGGGCAAGCAGCACCACAGGGTCCATCAGCTCCAAGGACGACGATGCAG GTGACGTTTTTGACTCCAGTACGGCTGAGTCGTCTCCAGCCCCGTCAGCCAACGGGGCATCCGAGGAGAACATGGTAACCCCGACTCCCACACGACCCCGAACCACCGAGGACCTCTTCGCCGCCATTCACAG gTCAAAGCGCAAGGTCCTGGGTCGCAGGGAGTCTGAGGAGGACAAGTCCCGGGGTGGGAGCCAGCCGCAGTCTCCGCCTGCCACCCCGACGAGCCTGTCTCCGGGGATGGTGTCGTCATTGCCCCGTCAGATGGGCTCCATCCAGCGCAACCTCCGCAAGTCTTCCACCAGCAGCGACACCTTCAAGGCCCTACTCTTGAAAAAGGGAAGCCGCTCTGAGACGAGTTTCAGGATGTCTGCTGCTGAGATGCTTCGTTCCACTGACCCACGATCCCAGAGAACACGGTCCGAGTCAGCGTTGGACTCCCCTACTGCTTCGCCCTCCTCACCGATGGCCCCACACAGCCCAGCCAGTTCCCCGGGTCGGGGTAAGAGGGCAGCAGATGAGTGGGCCCGTTACGAGGCCTTGGCCTTGTCCTCACCAACTTCGTCGCCCTTTTCAATGGGCGGGTTTAAGTATGGGCGCTCTCGAACGCCGCCCTCTGCCGCCAGCAGCAAGTACAACGCTCGCAGCCGCATCCTCAGCAGCCCAATGACGGTAATCTGTGAACGGGAAGGGGAACTGGCTGAGAGCGAATATGGAGACACCGTGGAAAGTCTGTCTCAGCCAGCACTTCAGGCTCTCCCTGTGCTCAAAGACTCCAATGGCACTTTATCTGAAGAAAGCAGAAGTTAG